The DNA segment AACTAGAATGGCACCATGGATCAGCAGCGGTATATTGCGGCTGGTCCAGTCACTTGGTTAATTTAGATAGGGCTGATATGAAGATTTATAAAAAACACACGCATGCAACAGCAATTACGCTGGCTCTCGCGACACTCTTGACTGCAGCAAGCGCACAAGCCGGCGACGGACTGGTGCAAGGGCTGGATCCAATGAGCCAGGCTGTGGGGCAGAACTCTGTTCAAGCCCGCGCGGGCGCCTTGACGGCGGCGGTGAATGTGAACCGCGCAAGTTCGGGTCAGCAATCCAATGTCGAGAGCTTTGCAGGGCCGGTGCAGCCGTTGGATCCCTTGAGCCAAACATGGTATCTTCACGGCAGTCAAACTGGCTCGCCTGCAAGCTCGCATGGTAGCCACGGTGCAAACTAAAGAACCCAGTTGTTGAAAGTGCCACCTTGGGCCGTATGCACTACTTGTACGGCGCAAGGGGCAATCCTCCGCCAGGTTTTTTATACATGCACTTTTGAATTGTCAATTTCATACGATGCCGCATTCCGGGTTAATGCAAGTACGCTAATGAAAGTTCTGATTGTCGAAGATGAGGCGAAAACCGCGGATTACCTGCGTAAAGGTCTGACAGAACGCAGTCATATCGTTGATGTCGCCAATAACGGCATCGATGGCAAGCATTTAGGCACTGAAAATGACTATGATGCGATCGTTCTGGACGTGATGTTGCCTGGAGCTGATGGGTTTGCCGTCCTGGAAGGCGTGCGGCGCGTACGTCAAACCCCGGTGATCATGTTGACGGCCCGCGATCGCGTGGAGGACCGGATACGTGGGCTGCAGGCTGGCGCAGACGATTACCTGGTGAAGCCATTTTCATTTCTGGAATTGGTGGCCCGGCTCGAGGCTGTCGTCCGGCGTGCCAAGCCTCAGGAAACAGCCCAGTTGCAGGTCGCCGATCTGCACATCGATCTAACCACCCGCAAAGCGATGCGGGCTGGTGTGCGCCTCGACTTGACCTCGAAAGAATTCGTCTTGCTCACTACGCTCGGGCGGCATGCCGGGCAAATCCTGTCCAAGACAGAGATCGCAGAACGGGTCTGGGACATGAATTTTGACAGCAATACCAATGTTGTCGAAGTGGCGATCAAGCGCTTGCGGACGAAAATTGACGACCCGTTCGAGCACAAGTTACTACATACGG comes from the Janthinobacterium sp. 17J80-10 genome and includes:
- a CDS encoding heavy metal response regulator transcription factor; translated protein: MKVLIVEDEAKTADYLRKGLTERSHIVDVANNGIDGKHLGTENDYDAIVLDVMLPGADGFAVLEGVRRVRQTPVIMLTARDRVEDRIRGLQAGADDYLVKPFSFLELVARLEAVVRRAKPQETAQLQVADLHIDLTTRKAMRAGVRLDLTSKEFVLLTTLGRHAGQILSKTEIAERVWDMNFDSNTNVVEVAIKRLRTKIDDPFEHKLLHTVRGMGYVLESRLRSSDQNGVSRVN